The following proteins are encoded in a genomic region of Vibrio spartinae:
- a CDS encoding carbohydrate porin translates to MKKVSLIALAISGAVLSMQSSAEDKVHEGWTVNGYGHLLYNVGESLSLNDSYGHRRDYHAAGAAFSGNPTQIEFTVTKGQNFDSGSWAKYVLKAEYGNNEGGNGRGFYTSSSGNEGHLESGQVEFKEAYIELGDLSYFADGLSLWAGQRYLNRQSGIITKEFWKQSSGVGAGVQYHDAGFAVMSADPGEGSCTLSGANVNSKQCSLDSDGRSTTLTSADFYYYGIEGLGGKFDFDLKITSRKHVDESSTAKDGFGAAITYHRDYYGFDGWSTTAITYGKGVSANRGVNFGQWSGNWKKDDRSLFLTSYGVANIAQDIQLGTEVTYWQLDNNTTHDVWGSKDGVSRLIVGVTPSYRVNENFRMEATLSYALESLGAAGTWGREDADTSFYTATLAPVLTVNADYWGRPQIKPYITYMKSSDHGYAWTSGDDNTETRVGIEAEIWF, encoded by the coding sequence ATGAAGAAGGTAAGCTTAATTGCTTTAGCAATCTCCGGAGCAGTGCTTTCGATGCAATCCTCAGCCGAAGACAAAGTTCATGAAGGCTGGACAGTCAATGGTTATGGTCACTTACTATACAATGTCGGCGAATCACTCTCTTTAAACGACAGCTATGGTCACCGCAGAGACTATCACGCGGCTGGCGCTGCATTTTCCGGTAACCCGACACAGATCGAATTTACGGTGACCAAAGGTCAGAATTTTGATTCCGGCTCCTGGGCAAAATATGTGCTGAAAGCTGAGTACGGCAATAATGAAGGTGGTAACGGCCGCGGATTTTATACCTCATCTTCAGGCAATGAAGGACACTTGGAAAGTGGTCAGGTGGAATTCAAAGAAGCTTATATTGAGCTGGGTGACTTATCCTATTTTGCTGATGGACTTAGCCTTTGGGCTGGTCAACGTTACCTGAACCGTCAATCAGGTATCATTACGAAGGAGTTCTGGAAGCAGTCTTCCGGTGTCGGGGCCGGGGTTCAGTATCATGACGCCGGATTTGCGGTCATGTCAGCGGATCCCGGAGAAGGCAGTTGTACGCTCTCGGGGGCAAACGTCAATTCAAAACAGTGTTCTTTAGATAGTGACGGACGAAGTACCACACTCACTTCGGCTGATTTTTACTATTATGGCATTGAAGGATTGGGGGGGAAATTCGATTTTGATCTGAAGATCACCTCGCGTAAACATGTTGATGAATCGAGCACCGCCAAAGATGGCTTCGGGGCTGCGATCACCTATCATCGCGACTATTACGGCTTCGATGGTTGGTCAACCACTGCTATTACTTACGGGAAAGGCGTCTCTGCCAACCGGGGGGTCAACTTCGGTCAGTGGAGCGGAAACTGGAAAAAAGACGACCGCTCGCTGTTTTTGACTTCTTATGGGGTCGCCAATATTGCTCAGGATATTCAATTGGGTACCGAAGTCACTTATTGGCAACTGGATAATAACACGACTCATGATGTCTGGGGTTCTAAAGACGGGGTATCACGCCTGATTGTCGGGGTCACCCCCTCTTATCGAGTGAATGAAAACTTCCGCATGGAAGCGACCCTGAGCTACGCACTGGAAAGTCTCGGCGCAGCCGGAACATGGGGACGTGAAGATGCCGATACATCATTCTATACCGCAACTTTAGCACCGGTTCTGACTGTCAATGCGGATTACTGGGGACGCCCACAGATCAAACCCTATATCACTTATATGAAATCAAGCGACCATGGTTACGCTTGGACCTCCGGTGATGACAACACTGAAACACGTGTTGGTATCGAGGCTGAAATTTGGTTCTGA
- a CDS encoding MalM family protein: MQKMQQLIHFTLALFMVSGCSATKQVQNIVSPPAADSVCCTRYQEVYWTPLNASDNIKLKIDSSSPVRNFSSGRSYFGAFQFSPRSGTVNLTLKSLVFNDQIFMPTLVFLDANYHPQKTFQIDPHQLRFSDVFEPDRLEQSYQINAEQTPYLIIFTQPNQVGQTITIPHPAKRRAIEDGAPLPIVADIPVTTGYQGSLTMTVETESIRQHALQQSPPTSGNRAMVNTPTSPKSNIKNNRWQHTAPPQAESTHYYRSAIEHAVSEHDIAKALALLDEAKALRIPDIQQTFIHAINMMQSEKCRK; the protein is encoded by the coding sequence ATGCAGAAAATGCAGCAACTGATCCATTTTACCTTGGCGCTATTTATGGTCTCTGGGTGCTCAGCGACAAAACAGGTTCAGAATATCGTTTCGCCGCCTGCTGCAGACTCAGTGTGCTGTACCCGTTATCAAGAGGTTTACTGGACGCCACTGAATGCCAGCGACAACATCAAGCTCAAAATTGATTCATCGTCTCCGGTGCGAAATTTCAGCAGCGGGCGCTCATATTTTGGCGCATTTCAATTTTCACCGCGTTCCGGTACGGTCAACCTGACGCTCAAGAGTTTGGTATTCAATGACCAGATTTTCATGCCAACGCTGGTGTTCCTTGATGCCAACTACCACCCACAAAAGACGTTTCAGATCGATCCGCATCAACTGCGGTTCAGCGATGTATTTGAACCCGACCGACTCGAACAGAGCTACCAAATCAATGCAGAGCAGACGCCTTATCTGATTATTTTTACGCAACCGAATCAGGTTGGTCAAACCATCACCATTCCCCATCCCGCGAAACGACGTGCGATTGAAGATGGTGCACCGCTGCCGATTGTCGCAGATATCCCCGTCACCACTGGCTATCAGGGCTCGCTGACGATGACCGTGGAAACGGAGTCGATTCGTCAACATGCTCTCCAACAATCGCCGCCAACATCAGGTAACCGTGCGATGGTAAATACACCGACATCTCCGAAGTCAAATATCAAGAACAATCGATGGCAACACACTGCGCCACCGCAAGCGGAATCCACTCATTACTATCGGTCAGCTATCGAACATGCGGTGAGTGAACACGACATCGCCAAAGCACTGGCGTTGTTAGATGAAGCAAAGGCACTCCGCATACCGGATATTCAGCAGACATTTATCCATGCCATCAATATGATGCAATCTGAAAAATGCAGGAAGTGA
- a CDS encoding GGDEF domain-containing protein: MDDRLPNKSYLLRTSVLSGICLFLTLIALFYALFHVIYRNEFFLAFVECVLSVYSYFIYTQLKQKRYPKQYILYYAYYLMFMLLVGTYFQPIAQGLFVWSCLAPIVLYLLLGIKHGMYTSGLFLVIQSTIIVMKLNLDGSYSMLESMSNLVLCYIGIWMVSHLYESNRSDIENSLMYLASRDSLTGAHNRLSLSTSFHRFTSTKKEQQHLSLLILDIDYFKQINDRFGHDIGDKVLIETSLIISRIVGDENLFRIGGEEFCVTLLDIDLDEAKKIGEQLRYTISNHLFNFGDKRLQLTLSIGICRYRNGDNLSDILKLADIELYKAKKNGKNQVRICQGDSQTSLDNNVERYKSA; encoded by the coding sequence ATGGATGACCGATTACCTAATAAATCATATTTGCTCAGAACTTCTGTGCTTTCCGGTATCTGTCTATTTTTAACGTTGATAGCGTTGTTCTATGCTCTCTTCCATGTCATTTATCGAAACGAGTTCTTTCTCGCCTTCGTTGAATGTGTTTTGTCCGTTTATTCTTACTTCATTTATACCCAACTCAAACAAAAACGATATCCCAAGCAGTACATTCTTTATTACGCTTATTATCTGATGTTTATGTTGCTGGTCGGGACCTACTTTCAACCGATTGCTCAGGGATTATTTGTCTGGAGCTGTCTTGCCCCGATCGTGCTGTATTTATTACTCGGCATCAAACACGGCATGTATACCAGCGGTCTGTTCTTGGTGATTCAATCCACAATCATCGTGATGAAGCTGAACCTGGATGGAAGCTACAGCATGTTAGAAAGCATGTCTAATCTGGTACTTTGCTATATCGGAATCTGGATGGTGTCGCATCTTTATGAATCCAATCGTTCCGACATTGAAAACTCACTAATGTATCTCGCGTCCAGAGACTCCTTGACCGGTGCACATAACCGATTATCTCTGTCAACATCGTTCCATCGTTTTACCAGTACAAAAAAAGAGCAACAGCATTTAAGCTTGCTGATCCTCGATATTGATTACTTTAAACAGATTAATGATCGCTTTGGTCATGATATCGGTGATAAGGTTTTGATCGAAACTAGCCTGATCATCAGCCGTATCGTCGGTGATGAAAATCTCTTTCGAATTGGCGGAGAAGAGTTTTGTGTCACCCTGCTTGATATAGACTTGGATGAGGCGAAAAAAATCGGTGAACAACTTCGCTACACCATTAGCAATCATTTGTTCAACTTCGGTGACAAACGGTTACAGCTGACGTTAAGTATCGGGATCTGTCGTTACCGTAATGGCGATAACCTCTCTGACATTTTGAAACTGGCAGACATTGAACTTTATAAAGCGAAAAAAAATGGCAAGAATCAAGTGCGGATTTGTCAGGGAGACTCACAAACGTCGCTTGACAATAATGTTGAGCGTTATAAATCGGCTTAA
- a CDS encoding DUF2726 domain-containing protein, which produces MLNIFIIVALLVLFFLFAQRYIIKKDDTKEFSYRRFGPLLNPAESIFYRALIEAVGEQGVVFAKVNMAQLLVPTGLKKKKDIFIASHKISKYSFQFVVCDPRTFEARAVVELDNGKSLSKAKIEREKLLLSVCRSANIPLIGTTIKYSYQVSRLRRLLAAHIDLIEADKEVRFCKKCGSPMIIRVATQGDHKGRRFFTCSRQPHCNYTENYNVVYEDNEEAN; this is translated from the coding sequence ATGCTGAACATTTTTATTATTGTTGCATTGTTAGTCTTGTTCTTTCTTTTTGCGCAGCGCTACATCATTAAAAAAGATGATACTAAAGAATTCAGTTATCGACGATTCGGACCGCTGCTTAACCCTGCTGAAAGTATATTTTATCGTGCATTAATTGAAGCGGTCGGGGAGCAGGGGGTTGTATTTGCCAAAGTGAATATGGCGCAGTTATTGGTCCCGACAGGTCTGAAAAAGAAAAAAGATATTTTTATTGCCAGCCACAAGATTTCAAAATATAGCTTTCAGTTTGTTGTCTGTGACCCCAGAACATTTGAAGCCCGTGCGGTCGTTGAACTCGACAATGGCAAATCGTTGAGTAAGGCTAAAATCGAGCGCGAAAAACTACTATTGAGTGTCTGTCGCTCTGCCAATATCCCTCTGATTGGAACAACCATCAAATATAGTTATCAGGTGAGTCGCCTGCGGCGACTTTTAGCCGCTCATATCGATTTGATTGAAGCTGATAAAGAAGTCCGATTCTGTAAAAAATGTGGTAGCCCGATGATCATTCGGGTGGCGACGCAAGGCGACCATAAAGGGAGACGATTCTTTACATGTAGCCGTCAACCTCACTGCAACTATACGGAGAATTATAATGTCGTTTATGAAGATAATGAGGAGGCGAACTAA
- a CDS encoding chemotaxis protein, which yields MSHPTSTILTESGTNELEIIEFHIEKRLPNGGTKTCYYGINVAKVREVIQVPETTDYPNAQPHMVGVFSSRDILTPLVDLAGWLGIPKSPDVESKFVIVTDFNRMTNGFLIDSVSRIHRISWNDVESPSQFLEAGEQDCVVAVVRKEGHLIMILDFEKIIADINPELSMEKYDVKTDKSVDLNQKMVNKRNAKTVMVVDDSAFIRSMIQDTLSSAGYNVIACKDGGEAFEKLMNIEQAAATEGVQVRELIDAVVTDVEMPRMDGMHLVKRLRDNNSYRDTPIVMFSSLMSDDNRHKALTLGANDTITKPEIGRLVSMMDQYIFETE from the coding sequence ATGAGTCATCCAACGAGTACGATCTTGACAGAAAGCGGTACCAATGAACTTGAGATTATCGAGTTTCATATAGAAAAACGTCTACCGAATGGTGGCACTAAAACTTGTTACTATGGTATTAACGTGGCAAAAGTCCGGGAGGTCATTCAAGTTCCGGAAACCACCGATTATCCGAATGCTCAGCCACATATGGTTGGGGTGTTTTCTTCTCGGGATATATTAACCCCGTTGGTTGATCTGGCTGGCTGGCTTGGTATCCCGAAGTCACCGGATGTTGAGAGCAAGTTTGTTATCGTGACGGATTTTAACCGGATGACAAATGGGTTCTTAATCGACAGTGTCAGCCGAATTCATCGTATTTCCTGGAATGATGTTGAATCGCCAAGCCAGTTTCTTGAAGCCGGTGAACAGGATTGTGTTGTTGCTGTCGTACGCAAAGAAGGGCATCTGATTATGATTCTGGATTTTGAAAAAATCATTGCAGATATTAACCCTGAACTGAGTATGGAGAAATATGACGTCAAAACGGATAAAAGCGTCGACCTGAATCAGAAAATGGTAAACAAAAGAAATGCCAAAACCGTTATGGTTGTTGATGATTCTGCGTTTATTCGTAGTATGATTCAAGACACACTGAGTTCTGCCGGTTACAACGTCATTGCCTGCAAAGATGGCGGTGAAGCTTTTGAAAAACTCATGAATATTGAACAAGCTGCCGCGACAGAAGGTGTGCAGGTTCGAGAATTGATTGATGCGGTGGTGACGGACGTTGAAATGCCTCGTATGGATGGGATGCATTTGGTGAAACGGCTGAGAGATAATAACTCATATCGTGATACGCCTATTGTGATGTTCTCTTCGCTGATGAGCGATGATAACCGCCATAAAGCATTGACATTGGGAGCCAATGATACGATTACCAAACCGGAAATCGGTAGATTGGTGAGCATGATGGATCAATATATTTTTGAGACCGAGTAG
- the metA gene encoding homoserine O-acetyltransferase MetA: MPIKIPDQLPATDVLLHEKIFVMHESRASTQGIRPLKVLILNLMPKKIETETQFLRLLSNSPLQVDVELLRIDNRPSRNTPEEHLDMFYRQFEMVKDRYFDGLIVTGAPLGLVDFEDVVYWQHLESIIQWARDHVTSTLYVCWAVQAGLNILYGLPKLTRKEKLSGVYTHSLQKDFHPLIRGFDDSFLAPHSRYADFPVDYIRENTSLDILATSEDAGMYLATSPDKRHVFVTGHPEYDAFTLHGEYVRDLGEGLEPTIPVNYYQNDNPDNQPIASWRSHGHLLFSNWLNYCVYQQTPYDLEHFSEDKFTKDD, translated from the coding sequence GTGCCGATAAAGATTCCTGATCAACTTCCTGCAACTGATGTGCTTCTGCATGAGAAAATTTTCGTCATGCATGAATCTCGAGCTTCTACTCAAGGAATCAGACCCCTCAAAGTGCTGATACTAAACCTGATGCCTAAAAAAATTGAGACCGAAACTCAATTTTTACGCCTGCTTTCCAATAGCCCCTTGCAAGTAGATGTTGAACTTTTACGGATCGATAACCGTCCGAGCCGTAATACGCCCGAAGAACATTTAGATATGTTTTATCGGCAATTTGAGATGGTGAAAGACCGTTACTTCGACGGATTAATTGTGACGGGTGCACCGCTGGGATTGGTTGATTTCGAGGATGTTGTCTACTGGCAGCACCTCGAATCCATCATCCAATGGGCGAGAGATCATGTGACTTCAACTTTATATGTCTGTTGGGCTGTTCAGGCAGGACTCAATATTCTCTATGGATTGCCAAAACTGACGCGTAAGGAAAAGCTCTCCGGAGTCTATACGCATTCCCTACAGAAAGATTTTCATCCCCTGATTCGTGGATTTGATGACTCTTTTCTTGCCCCACATTCCAGATATGCAGATTTTCCCGTTGATTACATTCGCGAAAATACCAGTCTCGATATCCTTGCGACTTCAGAAGATGCAGGGATGTATCTGGCAACCAGCCCGGATAAACGTCATGTGTTTGTGACTGGTCATCCTGAATATGATGCCTTCACACTACACGGTGAGTACGTCCGGGATCTAGGCGAAGGCTTGGAGCCAACCATCCCAGTCAACTATTACCAGAATGATAACCCCGACAATCAGCCCATCGCCAGCTGGCGAAGTCACGGACATCTGCTGTTTTCAAACTGGCTCAACTATTGTGTTTACCAACAAACGCCCTATGATCTGGAACATTTCAGTGAAGATAAATTTACCAAAGATGATTAA
- the pilW gene encoding type IV pilus biogenesis/stability protein PilW, translating to MTRRLILGWWLIVSGCSHTAPSPSEHDRIADARITLSIAYLHRHEPQKALFNLIQAGKIAPHYIRLQLAQAYYYETVGETDKAKQQYVLALNEHPNHPDVYNNYGTFLCKQGDVKQAQNYFAQVYSRANYPQIAASYENAALCSLKSGNTLQANQYFLQALKHDPKRFQSQFYLVQMAIKARQFAVARTRLATFIQDFGTTKQSLALQYQLDQEITRHR from the coding sequence ATGACACGTCGGTTAATTCTAGGATGGTGGTTGATCGTTTCAGGTTGCAGCCATACAGCACCTTCCCCTTCTGAGCATGACCGGATTGCAGACGCAAGAATTACCCTGAGTATTGCCTACCTTCACCGTCATGAACCTCAAAAAGCGCTGTTCAATCTGATACAGGCTGGCAAAATCGCCCCCCATTATATTCGATTACAACTCGCGCAAGCCTATTACTATGAAACGGTTGGGGAAACAGACAAAGCCAAACAACAATATGTTCTGGCACTGAACGAACATCCGAACCATCCGGATGTATACAACAACTATGGGACATTTCTATGTAAACAGGGGGATGTCAAACAGGCCCAAAACTATTTCGCACAAGTTTACTCAAGAGCAAACTATCCTCAGATTGCAGCCAGCTATGAGAATGCCGCGCTCTGCTCACTCAAATCCGGAAACACTTTGCAGGCAAATCAATATTTTTTACAGGCACTGAAACATGACCCAAAGCGATTCCAGTCTCAGTTTTATCTGGTTCAGATGGCAATCAAAGCTCGGCAATTCGCTGTTGCCAGAACTCGTCTTGCCACGTTTATTCAAGACTTCGGAACAACGAAACAATCACTGGCATTGCAGTATCAACTGGATCAGGAAATAACTCGCCATCGCTAA
- a CDS encoding LysR family transcriptional regulator: MEIRQLKHFTAIVQSGSFTAAARSLHIAQSALSISIKKFEQQLGTRLLKRDERKVSMTDEGLVLYEYAQRILQQVDDAHLAMDELKGLVKGEVRLGTPSMTGSYFFPEIVMAFKSHYPNLKMTVVEAGGQSIRNMLLTGELDIGVILNRDIPEGLSVDPLLTSQMVAVVGQHHELADTAHIRLDTFLQHELVTFQPGYYHREFIEQACLAHNFHAQISFETNLLPMILRIVKREYAISALLELVTEQEPSVRAIPFDPPVPVHLALAWRNDGYLSYANQAFIQFVKNHVS, from the coding sequence ATGGAAATTCGTCAACTGAAACATTTCACCGCGATTGTCCAATCCGGGAGTTTTACCGCAGCGGCTCGATCGCTGCATATTGCCCAGTCAGCTTTGAGTATTTCGATTAAGAAATTTGAGCAGCAATTGGGAACCCGTTTGCTCAAAAGAGATGAGCGTAAAGTGAGTATGACTGATGAAGGTCTGGTACTGTATGAATATGCGCAACGTATTTTACAACAGGTCGATGATGCTCACTTAGCAATGGATGAATTGAAAGGTCTGGTAAAAGGGGAGGTTCGTTTGGGAACGCCGAGTATGACCGGGTCTTATTTTTTCCCTGAAATTGTCATGGCTTTTAAGAGTCACTATCCGAATCTGAAAATGACGGTAGTTGAGGCGGGTGGTCAGTCCATCCGGAATATGTTGTTGACCGGAGAATTGGATATTGGTGTGATTTTAAACCGGGATATCCCTGAGGGACTGAGCGTTGATCCGTTACTGACATCACAGATGGTCGCAGTTGTCGGTCAACACCATGAATTGGCCGATACTGCCCATATCCGTCTGGATACTTTTTTACAACATGAGCTGGTTACCTTTCAACCGGGTTATTACCATCGAGAATTTATTGAGCAAGCCTGCTTGGCTCATAATTTTCATGCTCAGATTTCATTTGAAACCAATCTGTTACCGATGATTTTAAGGATTGTGAAACGTGAGTATGCCATCAGTGCATTACTTGAATTGGTGACGGAACAGGAACCGAGTGTTCGTGCGATTCCTTTTGATCCCCCGGTACCTGTGCATTTGGCATTAGCGTGGCGTAATGATGGCTATCTGTCTTATGCAAATCAGGCCTTTATTCAGTTTGTGAAGAACCATGTGTCTTAA
- a CDS encoding MFS transporter: protein MIECHTPQYRQVSFGLAFGAFIVFCNLYLFQPILPHMAELYQLSETKVNWLFAASTLALSVTLVPWAICSEVFGRRKIMMIGLLTLPLLGLALLIHPTWWTLVTARALTGVAIAAFASVAVAYMVEEFSPQAFQAAIGSYIAANSLGGICGRIAGGNLTDLFSWQTAVAVVSVLSIAGALYVYFRLPPQQHFIPRKGQFLQHQRSVLMHLRQPKLWMAMLFGGANFALFVNLYSVMGFRLVAAPYSIPVGLASLIFVCYLGGTLSSRLTARWLKHHGTVTGLIAGTCLSLFGMWLAMIESLPMLIIALICISSGAFFSHTLAYTWVSQHAKQAKATATALYLVHYYLGGSLGGFFLIACWQHGGWHMVVAGGTVIYLLLFILCWRLKAFETFQIQQHTNSI, encoded by the coding sequence ATGATCGAATGCCATACCCCCCAATATCGTCAGGTTTCTTTTGGATTAGCTTTCGGTGCTTTCATTGTCTTTTGTAATTTATATCTTTTTCAGCCCATTCTCCCCCATATGGCCGAGCTCTATCAGTTGTCTGAAACGAAAGTTAACTGGCTCTTCGCGGCGTCAACATTAGCGTTATCCGTCACTTTAGTACCTTGGGCAATCTGTTCCGAAGTGTTCGGACGCCGAAAAATCATGATGATTGGCTTACTGACACTCCCTTTGCTTGGTCTTGCCCTTTTGATTCATCCAACATGGTGGACCCTTGTCACAGCACGAGCACTGACCGGTGTCGCGATTGCTGCCTTTGCCTCTGTTGCTGTCGCTTATATGGTTGAAGAATTTTCGCCTCAGGCCTTTCAAGCTGCGATCGGGAGTTATATCGCAGCGAATTCGTTGGGTGGCATTTGTGGACGGATTGCCGGAGGAAACCTCACTGATCTGTTCAGCTGGCAAACCGCTGTCGCGGTGGTCAGTGTCTTGAGCATCGCTGGCGCATTATATGTTTACTTCAGGCTCCCGCCTCAGCAACATTTTATCCCTCGTAAAGGACAGTTTTTACAACATCAACGCTCCGTATTAATGCATCTTCGTCAACCGAAGCTATGGATGGCGATGTTGTTTGGTGGTGCAAATTTTGCTTTGTTTGTGAACTTGTACTCTGTAATGGGATTTCGTTTAGTTGCTGCGCCCTATTCGATTCCTGTCGGACTGGCATCACTGATCTTCGTCTGTTATCTGGGAGGTACACTGAGTTCACGTCTTACTGCTCGCTGGCTCAAACACCACGGTACTGTTACTGGCCTGATTGCCGGAACATGCCTGAGTCTATTCGGTATGTGGCTCGCCATGATTGAGTCGCTACCGATGCTCATTATTGCTTTAATCTGTATCAGCTCAGGAGCCTTTTTTAGTCACACATTGGCTTACACTTGGGTGAGTCAACATGCCAAACAGGCAAAGGCAACAGCAACCGCGCTTTATTTAGTGCATTATTACTTGGGAGGAAGTCTTGGCGGGTTCTTTCTGATTGCTTGTTGGCAGCATGGCGGCTGGCATATGGTCGTTGCCGGAGGGACAGTTATCTATTTATTGCTGTTTATCTTATGCTGGCGACTGAAAGCGTTTGAAACTTTCCAGATACAACAACATACGAACTCCATCTAA
- a CDS encoding DUF1415 domain-containing protein, whose amino-acid sequence MVEQWLTQVVIGLNLCPFAAKPYKKKQIKIHISQARQDDELLEDIYQQLLELNTTPPEQLETTLVVVPHFLSSFDDYNQFIDWIDALIIQHQWEGIYQVATFHPDYCFADNHPEDDDNLTNKSPYPIYHLIREESIEKALTYYPHPELIPDHNIERIKNLTSEEKNRLFSYLITNHYQ is encoded by the coding sequence ATGGTCGAACAATGGCTGACTCAAGTTGTCATCGGTCTGAATTTATGTCCTTTTGCAGCCAAACCGTATAAAAAGAAGCAGATCAAAATCCATATCAGCCAGGCGCGGCAAGATGACGAATTACTGGAAGATATCTATCAGCAGTTGCTCGAATTAAACACGACTCCACCTGAACAGCTGGAAACAACGCTGGTTGTTGTGCCCCATTTTCTTTCATCATTTGATGATTACAATCAGTTCATTGACTGGATTGACGCTCTGATCATACAACATCAGTGGGAAGGGATTTATCAAGTTGCTACTTTTCATCCCGATTACTGCTTTGCCGACAATCATCCTGAAGATGATGACAACCTCACCAACAAATCCCCCTATCCGATTTATCATCTCATCCGTGAAGAAAGTATCGAGAAAGCCCTTACGTACTACCCTCACCCCGAATTAATTCCTGACCATAATATTGAGCGGATAAAAAACCTTACATCTGAAGAAAAGAATAGATTATTCAGCTATTTGATAACTAATCATTACCAGTGA